The Acropora muricata isolate sample 2 chromosome 5, ASM3666990v1, whole genome shotgun sequence genome includes a window with the following:
- the LOC136917850 gene encoding tumor necrosis factor receptor superfamily member 16-like translates to MGQADAVQHSQQYYHVYSIEVNIALILWLLCSQIEATDPAKKCLDNQFIVVRADGTTSCEDCGTCPKGQGLSHACGRHIDPNAMLTCILCRGNTFSSRYDSSSCAPCSSCAEGQVVLQKCTSTQDVVCDNKCYGLDRYFDESGVCLPCSKCCGDGRDKVKDECKSKLGAASENLCAFNHSGNHCDESTTPTATNASSTEMTRNATSTPNVTATPTQTSASGGSTASTSVSGRSTKGHTQKTIMIVSIVLSTPLVSFFVMKIVTALWKKFNQSCGGNRDVETGPAEAGESSCLMQVSNTEYDANKGEEGKEEEGEGQGEGEENKEEEEEHKELEEKDQQQHGQPMQSTCQNERTTKKVSKPLKDLVNHPSDYLSEICKRLDTRLTGVGYYKEVAKYYNFDMYTIRSFKDCPGGPSNELISAITAKYPKVTVEMFAGVVAKQASREDVAELLRAFDRK, encoded by the exons ATG GGCCAGGCTGACGCTGTCCAACATTCCCAACAGTACTATCATGTATATAGTATTGAG GTTAATATTGCCTTAATTCTGTGGTTACTTTGTTCTCAAATTGAG GCTACGGATCCTGCCAAAAAATGCCTTGATAACCAGTTCATCGTGGTTCGTGCAGATGGGACTACCTCATGTGAAGATTGTGGAACATGCCCCAAAGGGCAAGGATTGTCACATGCTTGTGGACGACACATAGATCCAAATGCAATGTTAACCTGCATCCTTTGCCGTGGAAACACCTTCTCGAGCCGATATGACTCATCAAGCTGTGCTCCCTGTTCATCTTGTGCAGAAGGCCAGGTGGTTCTCCAGAAGTGTACATCGACACAAGATGTTGTATGTGACAACAAGTGTTATGGCCTTGACAG ATACTTTGATGAAAGTGGTGTCTGTTTACCTTGCTCAAAGTGTTGTGGTGATGGTAGAGATAAGGTGAAGGATGAGTGCAAATCCAAGTTAGGAGCGGCATCAGAAAATCTATGTGCCTTTAACCACAGCGGTAACCACTGTGATGAAAGTACAACCCCAACTGCAACAAATGCAAGCTCTACAGAAATGACACGCAATGCCACTTCAACCCCAAATGTCACAGCCACACCAACTCAGACTTCTGCATCTGGAGGCTCAACTGCAAGCACCTCTGTATCTGGAAGATCTACAAAAGGACATACTCAAAAAACCATCATGATTGTCTCAATTGTCTTGTCTACTCCTTTAGTGTCTTTTTTTGTGATGAAGATTGTAACAGCATTATGGAAGAAATTCAATCAGTCGTGTGGAGGTAACAGGGATGTAGAGACAGGACCAGCTGAAGCAGGAGAGAGCAGCTGTTTGATGCAAGTGAGCAATACAG AATATGATGCCAACAAGGGAGAAGAAGGcaaggaagaagaaggagaaggacaaggagaaggagaagaaaacaaggaagaagaagaggaacaTAAAGAATTAGAAGAAAAAGATCAACAGCAG catggGCAGCCAATGCAGAGCACCTGTCAAAATGAAAGGACGACAAAGAAAG tCTCCAAGCCTTTGAAAGATCTTGTTAACCACCCTTCAGATTACCTGAGTGAGATCTGCAAACGTTTGGATACACGTCTTACGGGAGTTGGTTATTACAAAGAAGTTGCTAAATACTACAACTTCGACATGTACACAATACGTAGCTTTAAAGATTGTCCGGGGGGTCCTTCCAACGAATTGATTTCAGCAATTACGGCTAAATACCCCAAGGTTACAGTTGAGATGTTTGCTGGAGTGGTTGCAAAGCAAGCGAGTCGAGAGGATGTTGCCGAATTGTTGAGGGCCTTCGATCGCAAGTGA